TGAGAAGTCCTGTAGCAGTCGTAATTAAGGCTTCTGAAATACCTGAGGCAACGATCGTCGGTTCTACCTCACCAGCTGCAGCAATAGCGGTAAATGCCCTGATCATACCCGTCACTGTTCCAAGGAATCCCACGATCGGTGCAAGAGTTGCAACTGCCTGAAGGTATATCATCCCTCTATCAAGAAATCCAAATTCAGAAGCCGCTTTTGTAGTCATAGCCTCTTCCACCACAATTCTTCCCTTGTCAACCTTTTCCAGACCTGCCTCGAGAATCTTTGCGACGGGGTTCTTTTCGTTCCTCAGGTATGCAAGAGCTGCATCAATACCCTGCGCCTCAATCTTCTTGATAACCGTTTCCATAATATCTCTTGGATTGCCCTTTAACTTTATAAACAGAGATATGAGACGCTCGATGATGAATGCGAGCCCTATGATAGCGAGAACCAGGAGCAACCACATCATTGTTCCGCCTCTATTGAAGTAATCTATCAACGTTGCCATTTTATATTAACCTCCTTTGTTTGTTTTGGTAAAATTTTAATAGGAAAGCTATCCACTGTCAAGAGGCATCAAAACCTATTGACATTTCAAGCACTTAGCAACATACTAATAGAGGGGTTAAAAATGAAAATGTTAAGAAATTCGATTCCAATTTTGCTCATAATATTTGCCTCATGTGGCGCAATAAAACTGACATACGATTACAAATCCCGGAGCCTTACTTGGCCAAGAAGCTATAACTTGCGGATATTTGTTGGAGAGTTCAAAGAAAACAGAGACTCTGTCTTTGGGGAAATGGAACTAATAGGGACCGAACACAATTTAAAAAATGTTTTTGTTATAGAGCCAAGAGATTTCCTTAGAAGGGCCTTTATTAAAGAAATTCAGAATTCCAATCTATTTCCACTGGCTAAGAGCGAAGACGAGGCAGACATAGTTCTTAGAGGAACTCTTGATAGGTTTTACGTGAACTTCAGAATTCATAAAATGCCTCAGCAACCCAACGGCCTTGAATATAAGTTTTACACCGAAGGGTGGATAAAGGCAACAATGTACGTGTATCAAAAAGATCAGCTAATCTACAAAATAGACGCAAAGAGCCAGATAAAAGATAAAGGTGAAATGTTTCTCTTCGGGCACTGGGAAGATGTGGTCAGAGACGAACTGGATAGAATGCTTCAACCAATGATATTTGCAGTAATGGACTCTATTGAAACCTTCTTATCTCGAAGGTAGTTTCCTGACAAGGGCTGTGAAGAAACCCTCAAAACCGGGATTTAGATGAGGTTCTATTCTTTTGCATTTTTTTATCTCATCACTGAAGTTAAACCGGTCCCACTCCACAATACCGGAACTTAAATTAATGCCAGGCAGTTCAAAATCAAGAATTTCTGCGTTTTTCCTTTCTTGCAACAAGTAATTGACGATATATTCATTTTCTTCTGGGGTTA
This genomic stretch from bacterium harbors:
- a CDS encoding MotA/TolQ/ExbB proton channel family protein — translated: MATLIDYFNRGGTMMWLLLVLAIIGLAFIIERLISLFIKLKGNPRDIMETVIKKIEAQGIDAALAYLRNEKNPVAKILEAGLEKVDKGRIVVEEAMTTKAASEFGFLDRGMIYLQAVATLAPIVGFLGTVTGMIRAFTAIAAAGEVEPTIVASGISEALITTATGLLIAAPVALFYAIFADRVNNFTRAMEETSNAFIDYLVESGVLER